DNA from Arthrobacter sp. SLBN-112:
GGGCCGGGAGCGCCGAGGCCAGGTTGGCCACATAGAACGTCACGGGGAAGGCGATCAGGGCCAGCCCGGCAAGGGTGGACCAAATCTGACCAATGCCGATCAGCATGAAGGCGGGCAGAGCCAGCACGATGGTGCTCACGGCGCCGATCCAGAGCACGGGGCGGCGGCCGATCCGGTCTGACAGCTTACCGGTCAGCGGAATGCACAGGCTCATGACCACCAGCACCGGAATGGTGAGCAGGGTGCCGTGGACTTCGTCGTAGCCCTTGGACTCCGTCAGGTAAGTGGGCATGTAGGAGGTGAGGGCGTAACCGGCCGTGTTGGCGGCGGCCACCACCACCATGGCAACGACGATGGGGCGCCAGTAGGCCTTGACGATTCCCACCGGTCCCTTGGCCGTGGCAGTATCACCAGCGGATGCGTTCTTGGCGATCTCTTCCTGGGCATCAAGGGTTGCCTGGAACTGCGGCGATTCCTCGATCTTGCTTCGGAAGTAGACGGCGATCAGGCCCAGCGGGCCTGCCACCAGGAACGGGATGCGCCATCCCCAGTCCTCCATGGTGTCCTGGCCGAGCGTCAGCTGCAGGACGGAGACCAGGGCGGCGCCAATGGCGAAGCCCAGGTAACTGCCCAGGTCCAGGAAGCTGGCAAAGAAGCCGCGGCGCTTGTCGGCCGCGTATTCGCTCACGAACGTGGTGGCACCGGCGTACTCGCCACCGGTGGAAAAGCCCTGGACCACCTTGAGGAGCACCAGCAGTGCGGCAGCCCACAGTCCGATCTGTGCGTACCCGGGCAGGAGGCCGACGGCGAAGGTGCTTGCCGCCATGATCATCAGCGTGGTGGCCAGGATCTTCTGGCGTCCCACTTTGTCGCCCAGCCAGCCGAAGATCACGCCGCCCAGGGGGCGGGCGATGAAGGTGGCGGCAAAGGTTCCCAGCAGGAACAGCGTCTGGGTGGTGGGATCGGATTCCGGAAGGAACACCGGGCCCATGGTGGTGATGAGGTAGCCGAAGACGCCTACGTCGTACCACTCCATGGTGTTGCCAACGATGGTTCCGCCGAGTGCCTTTTTGAGCATGGGCTGGTCCACCACGTTGACATCGGATTCCTTGAGCCGGCGGCGTGGCAACAGCCTGGTCTTCTTGGCGGCCACGGGGGCTGCCGGGTCTGTTCCGCGGGCGTTCCTGGCGCCTGCTGGAGAGTCGGTCCTGCTTCGGTCTGTGGGCATTTGGGCAACTCCTATGGAGGTCATTTGCTTGCGACTTGTAGCTGCCCCGCTCTGGGCAGGCCTTCAATTTTACGGGATGCTGTAGCGCGCCGACAGTTCGATGGCGTAGAGTGCGCCCTTTTGGGCCGCTTCAGGGGTGGTTTCCACAATTTTTTGTGCCGCCGTTTCCCGCGCCATTACTGGGAAGCACGCTGTGCAACGGCGGCGTTACCAAAAATTTTCCGCCGGGAACCGTTTCAGGGCCCATTTTTTGGTGATCGCGGCCGCGAAAGTGATTGGGGCCACCGTCCCTGGAAGGGGTTCACAGGACCTCCTGGCATGCCTATGGTGGAGCGATGAAGACACCTCTTTCCGGGCAGTAGTCCGCGCGCGCCCGGACGCTTTCGTTGGCGTTTCGATTCAAGGAAGAACGAAGGAAAGAAGGGAAGAACCACAATGGGTGAAGAGTCCAACCAGTTCCACATCAACCCTGAGGTGGCGGACCACATTGCGGCTGCCATGGATGCGCCGGCGGCGCCGGGCCCTGCGGCCATGGGCGCCGGGCCCCTGGGGCAGCAAAGCGGCTGGCCGGACGGCTACGGAAAGCGGCGGCACCCCAAAGACCGGGCTGCGGGCCACGGCCGGATGGGACATGAAGCGGCCGTGACCGCCGTCCACCGCACCGGCCGGCCGCAGATGCCGCACTCCTCGTAGCCGGCACCTAAAACCGGCATCGACACGCACATTACCTGGCGCCCCGAAATTTGGCGGGCGCCAGGTAATTTGTGCGGCGTGGAGTTACCTGCGCGTCGAAAACCGGGTCAGCCTTCGCGGACCACCTCGGACGGGTCCTTGTCCACGCGCCAGCCGCGCCACCGGGGATGCCGCAACCTCCCGGGCCCGGTCCACTCGCTATAGGTCACCTCGCCCACCAGCTCGGGCGACACCCAGTGGGCGTCTGCGGCGTCGGGGCGGGGCACTTCATGGAAAGGTGAGGTTTTCCGGCCAAGGCGTTCCACTGTTTGCCGCAGTTCCGTGAGTTCGCGCGTACTGAAGCCGCTGCCGACGCGGCCCACGTACTGCAGCTTGCCGCCGTCGGGAATGCCCACCAGCAGCGACCCCACGGTGTCCTGCCGCCCGCCCTTTCCCGGCCGCCAGCCGCCCACCACCACCTCCTGGGTCTGCTCCGTCTTGAGCTTGATCCACGTCCGGGTCCGCTGCCCGCTCACATAGCGGCTGTCCGTCCGCTTGGCCATGATCCCTTCCAGGCCAAGCTCCTGCGCGCTTTCCAGGAGGAGCTCCACCGGTTCGTTGAGCACTGTGGAGATGTCCACGGGGCAGTCGGACGGCTGGAAGAATTCCTCCAGGCGACGGCGCCGGGTGCTCAGCGGCAGGCGCCGGAGGTCTTCCCCGTTGTCGAACAACAGGTCGAACAGCATCAGCTGGACCGGGATGGCAGTACGGGCCTTGGCGACGTCGGCGGCCCGGGTCAGTTTCAT
Protein-coding regions in this window:
- a CDS encoding MFS transporter, which translates into the protein MPTDRSRTDSPAGARNARGTDPAAPVAAKKTRLLPRRRLKESDVNVVDQPMLKKALGGTIVGNTMEWYDVGVFGYLITTMGPVFLPESDPTTQTLFLLGTFAATFIARPLGGVIFGWLGDKVGRQKILATTLMIMAASTFAVGLLPGYAQIGLWAAALLVLLKVVQGFSTGGEYAGATTFVSEYAADKRRGFFASFLDLGSYLGFAIGAALVSVLQLTLGQDTMEDWGWRIPFLVAGPLGLIAVYFRSKIEESPQFQATLDAQEEIAKNASAGDTATAKGPVGIVKAYWRPIVVAMVVVAAANTAGYALTSYMPTYLTESKGYDEVHGTLLTIPVLVVMSLCIPLTGKLSDRIGRRPVLWIGAVSTIVLALPAFMLIGIGQIWSTLAGLALIAFPVTFYVANLASALPAQFPTSSRYGAMGIAYNFAVAIFGGTTPFIVAALISATGNDMMPAYYLMATSLVGAIAIYFLKESANRPLPGSMPSVDTQAEARELVATQDENPLINLDELPFETQDALDTEAHRGVPAGA